Proteins from a genomic interval of Leptospira kanakyensis:
- the secD gene encoding protein translocase subunit SecD, producing the protein MQSYRLLILPFLILAVSFTILYPNFADRDLKIVVREDVYALPEAEQKILVNALFERWAKDYGKSSGWTIEPTGTLPPKENPFYTVKGRFITSAKINQISQENQSLVSESKNKLEPTWIETAIRGGKSLSIKLGLDLQGGMRVVLKGDFDDYTSKLKDLYAKELTELNLTLKNPTTKQEDKEKAKSRLAEIESSFDLSPMRKIVELEKAKMIIDNRLTTQNLTEPQVRIQKEQDAIEVSLPGVSNSAAILEILQNTETVEYRLEEPNPFVFKGQIADNERRMMDLGKRENTDIFLFQDLVKNKAGKKAQDEFLEGLEKKYNIPKDYKVYAMWARGNSAKSALLPRSFVVLERKIALSGNDMTNAQPSYNSNSYGWMVSFTLTPNGAEKFFDLTSENRGRNLAIVWGDKVISNPVINDPIAGGRAEISGSFSEQEAIRLANVISEGALPIPLSVLEMRFIGPTLGIESIEVGVKAVAIGFFLVMIYMIFYYRLGGFIADLSLLVNIIILAALLTLMDFTLTLPGIAGIILTAGMAVDANVIIYERIREEIEEGRALSIAVTRGFENAFWTIMDANVTTLIAGILMIRLGNGPIKGFAITLCWGIVTTLFTSLFLSRLFMELTVNRMGVHHLNLRPFFFGKKETTNV; encoded by the coding sequence TTGCAATCGTATCGACTATTGATTCTCCCTTTTTTGATTTTGGCGGTTTCCTTTACAATTTTGTATCCGAACTTCGCTGATCGCGATTTAAAGATCGTTGTGAGAGAGGATGTGTATGCACTTCCTGAAGCCGAACAAAAAATTCTTGTGAACGCACTCTTTGAACGTTGGGCAAAAGATTACGGTAAATCGTCTGGTTGGACAATCGAACCTACGGGAACTCTTCCTCCTAAAGAAAATCCATTTTATACGGTAAAAGGAAGGTTTATCACTTCCGCAAAGATCAACCAGATCTCACAAGAGAATCAGTCTTTGGTGAGTGAATCTAAAAATAAATTAGAACCAACTTGGATTGAAACTGCCATTCGCGGCGGTAAATCTTTATCTATTAAACTTGGTCTCGACTTACAAGGTGGTATGCGAGTGGTTCTGAAAGGGGACTTTGATGATTATACTTCTAAACTCAAAGACCTTTATGCAAAGGAACTCACTGAGTTAAATTTAACTCTAAAAAATCCTACAACCAAACAAGAAGACAAAGAAAAAGCAAAATCGAGACTCGCAGAAATTGAATCTAGTTTTGATCTTTCACCCATGCGTAAAATTGTAGAGTTAGAAAAAGCGAAGATGATTATCGACAATCGACTCACTACGCAAAACCTAACAGAACCTCAGGTTCGTATCCAAAAAGAACAAGATGCGATTGAAGTTTCTCTTCCTGGGGTATCAAATTCAGCAGCCATTTTAGAAATTTTACAAAACACCGAAACAGTGGAATACCGTTTGGAAGAACCAAATCCATTTGTTTTCAAAGGTCAAATCGCTGACAACGAACGTCGTATGATGGATTTGGGCAAACGAGAAAACACTGATATTTTTCTTTTCCAAGACTTAGTAAAAAACAAAGCAGGGAAAAAAGCCCAAGACGAGTTTTTAGAGGGTTTAGAAAAAAAATACAATATCCCGAAAGACTATAAAGTGTATGCAATGTGGGCTCGCGGAAATTCGGCAAAGTCAGCCCTCCTTCCACGTAGTTTTGTGGTTTTGGAACGTAAAATTGCCCTTTCTGGGAATGATATGACCAATGCACAACCATCATATAATTCCAATTCTTATGGGTGGATGGTTAGTTTTACACTCACTCCCAACGGTGCTGAGAAATTTTTTGATTTAACTTCTGAAAACCGCGGTCGTAATTTAGCGATTGTTTGGGGGGATAAGGTAATCTCCAATCCAGTCATCAATGACCCAATTGCTGGTGGCCGTGCTGAAATTTCTGGAAGTTTTTCCGAACAAGAAGCCATTCGACTAGCAAACGTTATTTCTGAAGGAGCTCTTCCGATCCCACTTTCTGTATTGGAAATGCGATTCATTGGACCAACTCTTGGAATTGAATCCATTGAAGTGGGTGTGAAAGCCGTAGCCATTGGATTCTTTTTGGTTATGATATATATGATCTTCTATTACAGGTTAGGTGGATTTATCGCTGATTTATCCCTTCTTGTGAATATCATCATTTTAGCTGCACTTCTTACTTTAATGGATTTTACCTTAACACTTCCAGGGATTGCTGGTATCATTTTAACGGCGGGTATGGCCGTAGATGCAAACGTAATCATTTATGAAAGGATCAGGGAAGAAATCGAAGAGGGAAGGGCACTATCAATTGCCGTCACCAGAGGTTTTGAAAATGCATTTTGGACCATTATGGATGCAAACGTGACAACTCTCATTGCCGGGATTTTGATGATTCGGCTTGGAAATGGACCAATCAAAGGTTTTGCGATCACACTTTGTTGGGGTATTGTTACTACACTTTTTACCTCTCTTTTCCTCTCTCGATTGTTTATGGAGTTAACTGTAAACCGAATGGGAGTTCATCACTTAAATTTAAGACCTTTCTTCTTTGGAAAAAAGGAGACTACAAATGTATAA
- a CDS encoding SRP-less Sec system protein — MNRIFLVTLLVLFSTSLFAEEGLDFLDKVNDKPKSTTSKPKEDTNQITTKKQTNVVNAATTGTGKKKKSKKKSKQNQLSLETLPQNTNLVPNTNVNTVSEKSFPSVEKQQLVPEDEEVVNNGMWMDSTTSVEPTGLPGFSADLKIGKVETSQTETNPSANKETGKSLFNFSDFFAKYKKAMMILGIIILFAFYRLRSARPGSSSRSYRR; from the coding sequence ATGAATCGAATCTTCTTAGTAACTCTGCTAGTTTTGTTTTCGACTTCCCTTTTTGCGGAGGAGGGTCTGGATTTTTTAGATAAGGTAAATGATAAACCTAAATCGACTACTTCCAAACCAAAAGAAGACACAAACCAAATCACAACGAAAAAACAAACTAACGTTGTGAATGCGGCGACTACTGGTACGGGTAAAAAGAAGAAATCTAAAAAGAAATCCAAACAAAACCAACTCAGCTTAGAAACTCTTCCTCAAAATACAAATTTGGTTCCAAATACTAATGTGAACACGGTGTCCGAAAAATCGTTTCCTAGTGTAGAAAAACAACAATTGGTTCCAGAGGATGAAGAGGTTGTGAACAATGGAATGTGGATGGATTCAACAACATCTGTGGAACCAACAGGCCTTCCAGGATTTTCTGCTGATTTAAAAATCGGTAAAGTTGAAACATCCCAAACAGAAACAAATCCATCTGCAAATAAAGAAACGGGAAAATCCCTTTTTAATTTTTCTGATTTTTTTGCTAAATATAAAAAAGCAATGATGATCCTTGGAATCATCATCCTATTTGCTTTTTACAGACTTAGATCCGCTCGCCCGGGATCTAGCAGTCGTTCTTATAGAAGATAA
- the yajC gene encoding preprotein translocase subunit YajC: MLNFNFLTPEILILAQEEGAKSSLQSLIIIPIMLVAMYFLVILPNKKEEKKRKEMITNLQKGDNVVTNSGLHGKIVEFKDNNETVVLSVAANTNITFETSAILKKKV; the protein is encoded by the coding sequence ATGCTCAATTTTAATTTTTTAACACCAGAAATCCTAATCCTTGCCCAAGAAGAGGGTGCAAAGTCGTCTCTACAGTCACTCATCATCATCCCGATCATGTTAGTTGCCATGTATTTTCTTGTGATTCTTCCAAACAAAAAAGAAGAGAAAAAACGTAAAGAGATGATCACTAACCTTCAAAAAGGTGATAACGTTGTGACTAACAGCGGCCTTCATGGAAAAATCGTAGAGTTCAAAGACAATAACGAAACAGTTGTTCTTAGTGTTGCAGCAAACACAAATATAACTTTCGAAACTAGTGCCATTTTAAAGAAGAAAGTTTAA
- the trpD gene encoding anthranilate phosphoribosyltransferase, producing the protein MTAPTVKEILGQVVSGHHLVEDHAELFLSEVMDGKVPEPVLASFLTAMKMKGETTDELYGFVRAMRNHAIKPSKQFDFDFLDTCGTGGDGKGTLNVSTLSALTLASLGFKVAKHGNRSVSSLSGSSDILSGLGYKLDQSTEDSEKEFLRTGFVFLFAPAWHPAMKYAGPVRAALGFRTFFNLIGPLSNPFSPSHQMVGVYDKSLCLPMAEILGRLGSKRAIVCHSRDGLDEFSIFEGTDYAYFDGKETKELTFDPRELGLNSKELDRNTVFSSSKEGAEALFRAVLDPNESTGGTSMVALNAGVAMFLLGAAKDIRTGYETAKAAILEKKVLRFVRETLNLR; encoded by the coding sequence ATGACCGCGCCAACAGTTAAAGAAATACTCGGGCAAGTTGTTTCAGGACACCATCTTGTGGAAGACCATGCCGAACTTTTTTTAAGTGAGGTAATGGACGGGAAAGTTCCGGAACCAGTCCTTGCTTCTTTTCTCACTGCCATGAAAATGAAAGGAGAAACAACGGACGAATTGTACGGATTTGTTCGGGCCATGCGAAATCATGCCATCAAACCTTCTAAACAATTTGATTTTGATTTTTTGGATACTTGTGGGACAGGGGGAGATGGGAAAGGGACTTTGAATGTTTCCACTCTATCGGCCCTCACTCTGGCAAGCCTTGGGTTTAAGGTAGCCAAACACGGAAATCGTTCTGTATCTTCCCTTTCCGGAAGTTCTGATATTCTTTCGGGACTGGGATACAAACTCGACCAGTCCACTGAAGATTCCGAAAAAGAATTCCTTCGCACAGGGTTTGTATTTTTGTTTGCTCCCGCTTGGCACCCAGCCATGAAATATGCAGGCCCCGTTCGTGCGGCCCTTGGATTTCGTACTTTTTTTAATTTGATTGGTCCCCTTTCCAACCCTTTTTCCCCTTCCCACCAAATGGTCGGAGTATACGATAAATCTCTCTGTTTGCCGATGGCGGAAATTTTGGGAAGGCTTGGTTCCAAAAGGGCCATAGTTTGTCATTCGCGAGATGGATTGGATGAATTTTCCATCTTTGAAGGAACGGATTATGCCTATTTTGATGGGAAAGAGACAAAGGAACTTACCTTTGACCCGAGGGAACTCGGCCTAAATTCCAAGGAATTGGACAGAAATACAGTGTTCTCTTCCTCAAAGGAAGGGGCGGAGGCCTTATTCCGAGCGGTTCTGGATCCTAACGAATCCACAGGTGGAACTTCCATGGTGGCCCTCAATGCTGGTGTTGCTATGTTTTTACTTGGTGCCGCAAAGGATATACGAACAGGATACGAAACGGCCAAAGCGGCAATCCTTGAGAAAAAAGTTCTCCGATTCGTTCGTGAAACATTGAATTTAAGATAA
- the pgsA gene encoding CDP-diacylglycerol--glycerol-3-phosphate 3-phosphatidyltransferase produces the protein MEDWKTIANIPNLLTVLRVLALPFFIFALFQKEWEYQIFAFVLFALASLTDLVDGYLARKWNQQTEFGKFLDPLADKFLVIGCFVTFLFIHEPIEVWMVVLIISRDMLITFLRYIAVRSGKSLRTTMMGKVKTAFQMGAILMILVVFMLISGKRRAMINETYAMGKLAGYSTFEVAAQHANEFCKLVKTTENLSFKDFFDSIASFVPYFGMLFTTFITVISGLRYIVTNYQLLTFSNLKRIFYDRANS, from the coding sequence TTGGAAGATTGGAAAACCATTGCCAATATTCCGAATTTGCTTACTGTACTTCGGGTTCTCGCACTTCCTTTTTTTATCTTTGCCCTTTTCCAAAAAGAATGGGAATACCAAATTTTTGCCTTTGTTCTTTTTGCCCTTGCTTCATTGACAGACCTTGTGGATGGATACTTAGCTCGTAAGTGGAACCAACAAACCGAGTTTGGGAAATTTCTCGATCCCTTAGCTGATAAATTTTTAGTCATTGGATGTTTTGTTACTTTTTTATTCATCCACGAACCCATTGAAGTTTGGATGGTGGTGCTTATCATTTCGCGCGATATGCTCATTACTTTTTTACGTTACATTGCTGTTCGTTCAGGCAAAAGCCTTCGCACCACTATGATGGGAAAAGTAAAAACGGCCTTCCAGATGGGAGCCATCTTAATGATCCTTGTTGTGTTTATGCTGATCTCTGGCAAAAGAAGGGCCATGATCAATGAAACTTATGCCATGGGGAAACTAGCTGGTTATTCCACCTTTGAAGTTGCGGCACAACATGCGAATGAGTTTTGTAAACTAGTCAAAACAACAGAGAATTTAAGTTTTAAAGATTTTTTTGATTCCATTGCTTCCTTTGTTCCTTATTTTGGAATGTTATTCACAACATTCATCACTGTTATTTCTGGGCTTCGTTATATTGTGACCAATTATCAGTTGTTAACTTTTTCCAACCTAAAAAGGATTTTTTATGACCGCGCCAACAGTTAA
- a CDS encoding MiaB/RimO family radical SAM methylthiotransferase: MPKLKETTEETPKSFFITTLGCPKNTVDSMAMHQSLLKEGLLPAAGPEASDFHLVNTCTFIQDATKETIQTILDSIDIKKKNKQKLVVVGCFAERAGKEISDDLPEVDLHFGTGKYDKAGEILRKSFPLEFKDLSEFNEDLLERLVTSKGIENYSKPYSYVKISDGCNRGCHFCIIPNLRGKYRDTESSDVLTQTKLAVKAGSKEICLVSQDTVFYGKDTDKLLDLVRSVADVDGVELLRLLYLYPDKKTEKLLDLYGEIPKIAPYLESPLQHVSKSVLKSMNRTGEYSYFKSLFQKARDLRPDLEIRTSFILGFPGETMEDVEEIIRFVEDVKPEKVNLFPYSPQDGTKGATMDGQLKDKEIARRVNLVRDAYLGTLKSIHQNRIGKLYSAVVDEVLEKGAIVRRFQDAPEIDEVVYVEEDGLKVGQFGQVRVDSFYELDMSGTWVA, from the coding sequence ATGCCGAAACTAAAAGAAACAACGGAAGAAACACCGAAGTCGTTTTTTATTACGACTCTCGGTTGTCCCAAAAATACTGTCGATTCTATGGCCATGCACCAGTCGCTTCTAAAAGAAGGTCTCCTTCCTGCGGCTGGCCCCGAGGCCAGTGACTTCCACTTAGTCAATACTTGTACTTTTATCCAAGATGCGACCAAAGAAACCATCCAAACCATTTTGGACTCCATTGACATCAAAAAGAAAAACAAGCAAAAGTTAGTTGTGGTGGGTTGTTTTGCGGAACGCGCCGGAAAGGAAATCTCTGATGACCTTCCGGAAGTGGATCTACATTTTGGAACGGGAAAATATGACAAAGCAGGGGAGATCCTCAGGAAAAGTTTTCCTTTGGAATTCAAAGACCTTTCCGAATTCAACGAAGATCTTTTGGAAAGACTCGTAACAAGCAAAGGAATCGAAAATTATTCCAAACCATACTCTTATGTAAAAATTTCTGACGGATGCAACCGAGGTTGTCACTTCTGTATCATTCCTAATTTACGTGGTAAGTATCGTGATACGGAAAGTTCCGATGTCTTAACTCAAACCAAACTTGCTGTAAAAGCTGGTTCCAAAGAGATCTGCCTAGTTTCCCAAGATACCGTGTTTTATGGAAAGGATACGGACAAACTTTTAGATTTGGTTCGTTCTGTGGCTGATGTAGATGGTGTGGAACTCCTCCGTCTCCTCTATTTGTATCCAGATAAAAAAACAGAAAAGTTACTCGATCTTTATGGAGAAATTCCTAAGATTGCCCCGTATTTGGAAAGTCCCTTACAACATGTTTCCAAATCCGTTTTAAAATCAATGAACCGTACGGGTGAATATTCTTACTTCAAATCTTTATTCCAAAAAGCAAGGGATCTGCGCCCTGATTTGGAAATTCGCACTTCCTTTATTTTGGGTTTCCCTGGGGAAACTATGGAAGACGTGGAAGAAATCATTCGGTTTGTGGAAGATGTAAAACCAGAAAAAGTAAATCTATTTCCTTATTCCCCACAAGACGGAACGAAAGGTGCAACGATGGATGGGCAACTCAAAGACAAAGAGATTGCTCGTCGTGTGAATCTTGTGCGGGATGCCTATCTTGGCACTTTAAAATCCATCCACCAAAATCGAATTGGAAAACTATACTCTGCCGTTGTAGATGAAGTTTTGGAGAAGGGTGCCATTGTCCGCCGTTTCCAGGATGCCCCAGAAATTGATGAAGTCGTTTATGTAGAAGAAGATGGTCTAAAGGTTGGTCAGTTTGGTCAGGTAAGAGTGGATTCTTTTTATGAATTAGATATGTCGGGGACTTGGGTGGCTTAA
- a CDS encoding helix-turn-helix domain-containing protein → MNTKRVGQILREAREDKKLSVKDVAKETNIAAKYIIALETEDYSQFPAETFALGFLKNYASYLKLDAAMLLNLYRGEQIEESQAPLEELTRPTTTPLNLDRNKIISLVSIFLFVISAYIIYISFEDSGSGSMDEETTEVGTTVETVASSDIPSGINFVSQSVPENASVPFILTEDRGVSFSVNNQQCKMFIKGVSNGKANLGFNIFPEKNVYFFQTAEGEETILSYRIEELASLRRDIRVVTQAVTEKSAKVLVTLKEEREGAAVKSPVGDVPIQVTLFFSKPSYVEFVLDGQMGERGLVSAGEVKHLEARDRLEIKVGDGGAVEMVQNGKERSVLGKPGKLVKKIFIRKPNPYDSTQSIIGELGE, encoded by the coding sequence TTGAACACAAAACGAGTCGGTCAAATACTACGAGAAGCTAGAGAAGATAAAAAACTTTCCGTGAAAGATGTTGCGAAAGAAACAAACATTGCAGCCAAATATATCATTGCTTTAGAAACAGAAGACTATTCCCAGTTTCCAGCGGAGACCTTCGCTCTTGGGTTTTTAAAAAATTATGCCAGTTATTTGAAGTTAGATGCTGCCATGCTTCTCAATCTTTACCGCGGTGAACAGATTGAAGAATCCCAAGCACCTTTGGAAGAGCTCACTCGTCCCACAACAACTCCCTTAAACTTAGATCGAAATAAAATCATAAGCCTTGTCTCTATTTTTCTTTTTGTGATCTCGGCCTATATCATCTACATAAGTTTCGAAGATTCAGGATCTGGATCTATGGATGAGGAAACCACTGAAGTCGGCACTACAGTAGAAACTGTGGCAAGTTCCGACATTCCTTCTGGAATCAATTTTGTTTCTCAAAGTGTTCCTGAAAACGCTAGTGTACCTTTTATTTTAACAGAAGACCGTGGTGTGAGTTTCAGCGTCAACAACCAACAGTGTAAGATGTTCATCAAAGGTGTATCCAATGGAAAAGCAAACCTTGGTTTTAATATCTTCCCTGAAAAAAATGTATATTTTTTCCAAACAGCAGAAGGAGAGGAAACCATCCTTTCTTATCGTATCGAGGAACTTGCATCTCTTCGTCGGGACATTCGTGTGGTCACCCAAGCGGTTACTGAAAAGTCTGCCAAAGTCCTTGTTACCTTAAAAGAAGAGAGAGAAGGTGCTGCGGTAAAATCTCCAGTGGGAGACGTTCCCATCCAAGTCACACTATTTTTCTCTAAACCAAGTTACGTTGAGTTTGTGTTAGATGGTCAGATGGGAGAAAGAGGACTTGTTTCTGCCGGGGAAGTCAAACACTTAGAAGCTCGGGATCGCCTTGAGATCAAAGTGGGTGACGGTGGTGCTGTAGAAATGGTACAAAATGGTAAGGAACGTTCTGTACTTGGAAAACCTGGAAAACTTGTCAAAAAAATCTTCATTCGTAAACCAAACCCTTATGATTCGACTCAGTCCATCATTGGAGAGTTAGGCGAGTAA
- a CDS encoding LolA family protein, with amino-acid sequence MKVWIGSLLLVLGVSLGAQTSPAHNWHSPSEVVKKIKKNFSDINSYSADFLIKTEDNKKEKQMRGKCFYKRPGKIRYNFAEPEGDEIVSDGKTLHIFIKRLGAVGKQDLTLDRKNTSGPIFTTNSPDGLNRLFRKYHYKFDTIEQPRSMGDTAKYFVLDLDQREKIGGFEKMKLFVDSESYLIKKAVATDGRGKVTTISFSNINFSEEIQDGVFNFHMSGNAKIVNNPLVSEN; translated from the coding sequence ATGAAAGTATGGATCGGATCTTTGTTACTTGTCTTGGGTGTTTCTCTTGGTGCCCAAACAAGTCCGGCTCACAATTGGCATTCACCCTCCGAAGTGGTGAAAAAGATAAAGAAAAACTTTAGCGATATCAATTCCTATTCGGCTGATTTTCTCATCAAAACAGAAGACAACAAAAAAGAAAAACAGATGCGCGGGAAATGTTTTTACAAACGTCCCGGAAAAATCAGATACAACTTTGCCGAACCAGAAGGGGACGAAATTGTATCTGATGGAAAAACTCTTCATATCTTTATCAAGAGGTTAGGTGCTGTGGGAAAACAGGATTTAACTCTCGATCGTAAAAATACATCTGGTCCAATCTTTACAACTAACAGTCCCGATGGCCTCAATCGACTCTTTCGTAAATACCATTATAAATTTGATACCATTGAACAACCGCGTTCCATGGGAGATACAGCCAAATACTTTGTGTTAGATCTTGACCAAAGAGAAAAAATTGGTGGGTTCGAGAAGATGAAACTTTTTGTGGATTCCGAATCCTACTTAATCAAAAAAGCAGTGGCTACCGATGGTCGCGGGAAAGTAACAACCATCTCATTTTCCAATATTAATTTTTCTGAAGAAATCCAAGATGGAGTTTTCAATTTTCATATGAGCGGAAACGCGAAGATTGTCAACAACCCGCTTGTCTCCGAGAACTAA